One stretch of Humidesulfovibrio mexicanus DNA includes these proteins:
- a CDS encoding recombinase family protein yields the protein MDKAYAYIRLSSQAQAAGDGERRQRESAQQFAGRHGYTIVEYLQDIGKSAFRSSNALHGELAEFLKIAQKGTLEKGTLLIVESVDRLSRDELQPSIRLLLNIFDYGLLLGIISEDKIFSEINFDDFLQLLNDMSRSNKESVMKSVRSLANWETKREKAKKGIPVTRQCPHWMKVKSGKFKLIPERVEIVKQIFGWYLEGKGQGKIADLLTEQGVTPWNRRKPVWHQSYIFKLLHNRAVIGQYQPEVTLDSKRTAAEIVENYYPAIIDRDTFELIQDKTRLRRENHAGRKGKKYANLFQGMTRCAVCGARMRYLNHTKDVTRKTGLRPWALYLACSDSLKKNGCKNKQYYSYLHMENFILSGIMSDIDIIEAAGVHVERQKQHLERVKELDAQLTRVNANISRFVEALEQDDLEGMPAILNALARNRGKQRELEEQLATARAAAAEARGAAQSADLFRLVEEAYGEEMPEGIDMSDAAVYSRRVSIADQMRAVIEDVAFHEDHLIRIKTRAGTLYELVNREWTRIEKSKRIGAKGTLVARSYAGRAVMQLGTEDDENAE from the coding sequence ATGGACAAGGCGTACGCGTACATCCGCCTCTCCTCCCAAGCGCAAGCCGCCGGCGATGGCGAGCGCCGCCAGCGTGAATCTGCGCAGCAGTTCGCTGGTCGGCACGGGTACACGATTGTCGAGTACCTCCAAGATATCGGCAAGTCTGCGTTTCGAAGCTCAAATGCCTTACACGGCGAATTGGCCGAGTTCCTTAAGATCGCACAAAAAGGGACCCTCGAAAAGGGAACGCTCCTGATTGTCGAGTCAGTGGATCGCCTGTCGCGAGACGAGCTACAACCCTCCATACGGCTTTTGCTCAATATATTTGATTATGGTCTATTGCTCGGCATCATCTCCGAGGACAAGATTTTCAGCGAAATCAACTTCGATGATTTCCTACAGCTGCTCAATGACATGTCGCGCTCAAACAAAGAAAGTGTCATGAAGTCCGTACGCTCTCTCGCGAACTGGGAGACAAAGCGCGAAAAAGCAAAGAAGGGGATCCCCGTCACCCGTCAGTGTCCGCATTGGATGAAGGTCAAGAGCGGCAAGTTCAAGCTGATTCCAGAACGGGTCGAAATCGTGAAGCAGATTTTTGGCTGGTACCTGGAGGGCAAAGGACAGGGCAAAATCGCCGACCTGTTGACGGAGCAGGGCGTGACGCCGTGGAACAGACGCAAGCCGGTATGGCACCAGAGCTACATCTTCAAGCTCCTTCATAACCGCGCGGTCATCGGCCAGTACCAGCCCGAAGTGACCCTCGACAGCAAGAGAACCGCAGCCGAAATAGTCGAAAACTACTACCCGGCTATCATCGACCGAGACACCTTCGAGTTGATCCAGGATAAGACCCGGCTTCGTCGCGAGAACCACGCCGGTAGGAAAGGCAAGAAGTACGCGAACCTTTTCCAAGGCATGACCCGCTGCGCCGTGTGCGGCGCGCGGATGCGCTACCTCAACCATACCAAAGACGTCACGCGGAAGACCGGACTGCGGCCCTGGGCGCTCTACCTCGCCTGCTCCGACTCGCTCAAGAAGAACGGGTGCAAGAACAAGCAGTACTACAGCTACTTGCATATGGAAAACTTCATCCTGTCCGGCATCATGTCGGACATCGACATCATCGAGGCCGCTGGCGTGCACGTCGAGCGTCAGAAGCAGCACCTTGAGCGGGTGAAAGAGTTGGACGCCCAACTCACCCGGGTGAATGCCAATATCTCACGCTTTGTTGAAGCCCTAGAGCAAGATGATCTTGAAGGCATGCCGGCAATACTGAACGCTTTGGCGAGAAACCGCGGGAAGCAGAGGGAGCTTGAAGAACAGCTTGCAACGGCGCGGGCGGCAGCAGCCGAGGCCCGCGGTGCCGCGCAGTCCGCGGATCTGTTCCGCCTCGTGGAAGAAGCCTATGGTGAGGAAATGCCCGAGGGCATCGACATGTCCGACGCAGCCGTTTACTCACGCCGCGTCAGCATCGCCGACCAGATGCGCGCAGTCATTGAAGACGTGGCGTTCCATGAAGACCACCTCATCCGCATCAAGACGCGCGCAGGCACACTTTACGAACTGGTGAACCGGGAATGGACGCGCATCGAGAAGAGCAAGCGCATCGGCGCCAAGGGCACGCTGGTTGCCCGCAGCTATGCCGGTCGTGCGGTCATGCAGCTCGGCACGGAAGATGACGAAAATGCGGAGTAG
- a CDS encoding ATP-dependent DNA helicase yields the protein MQRDHDGQFRAASQGRHLGGTFQQDTPGVRLDPGQEAALRDMLAGRNVHLSGDPGTGKSTLVREFMARKGGGALAVLAPTGVAAINVGGSTIHRFFGFGVGLLEPDDPGSADPVRGEDGLNRRELAVRHADVLVIDEVSMLRSDLLACVDARCRRLAATEQDRDRPFGGKQLILVGDFAQLPPVVRAEERDYLQTRFGGAFVFNAEAWRAGGFHNHQLTAPHRHAGDGALQKILRHVRAGDLAALAPVNARLGLRPPEHVVFLCATNRAADDTNAMNLAKLPTHEGVFLAEIAGRIREGDYPAPEELRLKPGARVVCLVNEYADGRSVFVNGDTGSVTDIEDADGPSGCIRVRLDRDGGAVEVKRHAWSMKEYRYDASQRRMVAEVVGTYVQFPLRLAWALTVHRSQGMTLPCVCLNLGGRCFAHGQFYVALSRARSLADIYLTAPIRPQDLIIDPEVLRFMAG from the coding sequence ATGCAACGGGATCATGACGGACAATTTCGCGCAGCGAGTCAGGGACGCCACCTGGGCGGAACATTCCAGCAAGACACGCCCGGCGTGCGCCTCGACCCGGGGCAGGAGGCGGCCCTGCGGGACATGCTCGCTGGCCGCAATGTCCACCTCTCCGGTGATCCAGGCACGGGCAAGAGCACGCTGGTCAGGGAGTTCATGGCCAGGAAGGGCGGCGGCGCGCTCGCGGTCCTCGCGCCCACGGGGGTGGCGGCCATCAATGTGGGCGGTTCGACCATCCACCGTTTCTTCGGGTTTGGCGTCGGCCTGCTTGAGCCGGACGACCCGGGGTCGGCCGACCCCGTACGCGGCGAGGACGGCCTGAACCGCCGGGAACTGGCCGTCCGCCACGCCGACGTCCTGGTCATCGACGAGGTCTCGATGCTCCGCTCCGATCTCCTGGCCTGCGTGGACGCCCGCTGCCGGCGCCTCGCCGCCACGGAGCAGGACCGTGACAGGCCTTTCGGCGGCAAGCAGCTCATCCTCGTGGGCGATTTCGCCCAGCTCCCGCCGGTCGTCCGCGCCGAGGAGCGGGACTACCTGCAAACCCGCTTCGGCGGCGCGTTCGTCTTCAACGCCGAGGCCTGGCGGGCGGGCGGCTTCCACAACCACCAGCTCACCGCTCCGCACCGCCACGCGGGCGACGGCGCCTTGCAGAAGATCCTGCGCCACGTCCGCGCCGGGGACCTCGCCGCCCTCGCGCCGGTCAACGCGCGCCTTGGCCTTCGGCCGCCGGAGCACGTGGTCTTCCTCTGCGCCACCAACAGGGCAGCGGACGACACCAACGCCATGAACCTGGCCAAACTGCCGACCCACGAAGGGGTGTTCCTGGCGGAAATCGCCGGCCGCATCAGGGAGGGCGACTATCCTGCGCCCGAGGAACTCCGTCTGAAGCCTGGCGCGCGGGTCGTTTGCTTGGTCAACGAATACGCCGACGGACGATCGGTCTTCGTGAACGGCGACACGGGCAGCGTGACCGACATCGAGGACGCGGACGGCCCTTCGGGCTGCATCCGCGTTCGGCTCGACAGGGATGGCGGCGCGGTGGAGGTGAAGCGGCACGCCTGGTCCATGAAGGAGTACAGGTACGACGCGTCGCAGCGGCGCATGGTGGCCGAGGTCGTGGGGACCTACGTCCAGTTCCCGCTCCGGCTCGCCTGGGCGCTCACCGTCCACCGCAGCCAGGGCATGACCTTGCCGTGCGTCTGCCTGAACCTGGGCGGCCGCTGCTTCGCCCACGGCCAGTTCTACGTGGCCCTGAGCCGCGCCAGGAGCCTTGCCGACATCTACCTGACAGCGCCCATCCGACCGCAGGACCTGATCATCGACCCGGAAGTGCTCCGGTTCATGGCCGGATAG
- a CDS encoding inorganic phosphate transporter has protein sequence MEQFLTIGMVVSGLFFGWTIGSHYTGATMGMAYGAGIIKKPLHACLLIAFFVILGATFESHNVVTTVGTGIIRGEDMTPLGAMVMMFTAALVTAANTWFKWPVSTSQLACFSVVGAALAMGAPVFWESTIVFLFATWIGTPILAAALGWLLTKLTDSVMAGRSAAAVKALEWGLLAACCYAAYTLGANNTGNAVGVFFGLKLMTPMKAGFVGGIIMAIGALTWGKPILEKVGKGIVQLDLNMGVGAKLGQSLTAHLAASLGYPTSMNQALIGGVFGAGTARGMQTLNRKALEEIVFSWFFTPALAGLISFLLYHLLSMLLHVH, from the coding sequence ATGGAACAGTTTCTCACAATCGGCATGGTCGTTTCGGGCCTGTTCTTCGGCTGGACGATCGGGTCGCACTACACCGGGGCGACCATGGGCATGGCGTATGGAGCCGGCATAATCAAGAAGCCGCTGCACGCCTGTCTGCTCATCGCGTTCTTTGTGATCCTGGGGGCGACCTTCGAAAGCCACAACGTGGTCACGACCGTGGGCACTGGCATCATCCGGGGCGAGGACATGACCCCGCTGGGGGCCATGGTGATGATGTTCACGGCCGCGCTGGTCACGGCCGCGAACACTTGGTTCAAGTGGCCGGTGTCCACCTCGCAGCTGGCCTGTTTCTCCGTGGTGGGCGCGGCCCTGGCCATGGGTGCGCCGGTGTTCTGGGAGTCGACCATCGTCTTCCTCTTCGCCACCTGGATCGGCACGCCCATCCTGGCGGCCGCCCTGGGCTGGCTCCTGACCAAGCTCACCGATTCGGTGATGGCGGGACGCTCGGCCGCCGCCGTCAAGGCGCTGGAATGGGGCCTCTTGGCCGCCTGCTGCTACGCGGCCTACACCCTGGGCGCCAACAACACTGGCAACGCGGTGGGCGTGTTCTTCGGCCTCAAGCTCATGACTCCCATGAAGGCCGGGTTCGTCGGCGGCATCATCATGGCCATCGGCGCGCTCACCTGGGGCAAGCCCATCCTGGAGAAGGTGGGCAAGGGCATCGTGCAGTTGGACCTGAACATGGGCGTGGGGGCCAAACTGGGCCAGAGCCTCACCGCGCACCTGGCTGCCTCGCTGGGCTACCCCACGTCCATGAACCAGGCGCTCATCGGCGGGGTGTTCGGCGCGGGCACGGCGCGCGGCATGCAGACGCTCAACCGCAAGGCGCTGGAGGAGATCGTCTTCTCCTGGTTCTTCACGCCGGCCCTGGCCGGGCTCATCTCGTTCCTGCTCTACCATCTGCTGTCCATGCTGCTGCACGTCCATTGA
- a CDS encoding universal stress protein produces MKILMALDPFGDSKKVLDEAVRQAKSLNAMLTILAVAETFRDTEHDYAGLSGANEALFTQVRRKADAVKLEAIKHGVPPTVIVEAGPSPAQNILDWAEEEDADLIVMGHREKKGLDRFLLGSVTAKVIAHAQCSVFVVR; encoded by the coding sequence ATGAAGATTCTCATGGCGCTCGACCCGTTCGGCGATTCCAAAAAGGTTCTCGACGAGGCGGTGAGGCAGGCCAAAAGCCTGAATGCGATGCTGACCATCCTGGCGGTGGCGGAGACGTTCCGGGACACCGAACACGACTACGCCGGCCTGAGCGGGGCGAACGAGGCGCTGTTCACGCAGGTCAGACGAAAGGCCGACGCGGTGAAGCTCGAAGCCATCAAACATGGCGTGCCCCCGACCGTCATCGTGGAGGCGGGCCCCTCCCCGGCGCAGAACATCCTGGACTGGGCCGAGGAGGAGGACGCGGACCTCATCGTCATGGGGCACCGCGAGAAGAAAGGGCTCGACCGGTTCCTGCTGGGCAGCGTGACGGCCAAGGTCATCGCCCATGCGCAGTGTTCCGTGTTCGTGGTCCGTTGA
- a CDS encoding FBP domain-containing protein — translation MTAATILAAFTRRQRRYVVLPDLGGVDWERLDYLGWAHASGHMAYVVYNHERPAVGLVLRRTKLTGAQRPKLCSWCLTTHQGCGVNLFTAQIGDNAARVHGDYVCNDLRCSAYVRGLLRTGVGQMRETITVGERVARLRTNVERFIRSVYGEGAQV, via the coding sequence ATGACCGCAGCAACGATCCTCGCAGCCTTCACCAGGCGGCAGCGCCGATATGTGGTCCTGCCGGACCTTGGCGGCGTGGATTGGGAGAGGCTCGACTACCTCGGCTGGGCGCACGCCTCCGGGCACATGGCCTACGTCGTGTACAACCACGAGCGACCCGCCGTGGGACTGGTGCTGCGCCGGACGAAGCTGACCGGGGCGCAGCGCCCCAAGCTGTGCTCCTGGTGCCTGACAACGCACCAGGGCTGCGGGGTCAACCTGTTCACCGCGCAGATAGGGGACAACGCGGCAAGGGTTCATGGCGACTATGTGTGCAACGACTTGAGGTGCAGCGCATACGTGCGCGGGCTGTTGCGCACGGGCGTCGGGCAGATGCGCGAAACCATCACTGTGGGCGAGCGCGTCGCCCGCCTGCGAACCAATGTGGAGCGTTTCATCCGATCCGTGTATGGCGAGGGGGCGCAAGTGTAG
- a CDS encoding Chromate resistance protein ChrB has translation MKWIFLSYSMPTKPSKYRVQAWRQLKRLGAVNFQNVWAIPHAADKLKDLERLAEDIRTWKGEAFLTVGKPLTEDDEKRLLAAASAASDEEYGELLHVAEDFLKEIEMEIERKNFIFAEVEENEEELAKIKKWLTKVEKRSVCDAPLRKVTMEKIRLCDKALEDFSQMVFDHLHAKGSA, from the coding sequence ATGAAGTGGATATTCCTCTCCTACAGTATGCCGACCAAGCCCTCGAAGTACCGGGTGCAGGCGTGGCGGCAGCTCAAGCGCCTGGGGGCGGTGAACTTCCAGAACGTTTGGGCCATCCCCCATGCCGCAGACAAGCTCAAGGACTTGGAGCGGCTGGCCGAGGACATCCGCACCTGGAAGGGAGAGGCGTTCCTGACCGTCGGCAAGCCGCTGACCGAGGACGACGAAAAACGGCTGCTGGCCGCGGCGTCTGCGGCGAGCGACGAGGAGTACGGCGAACTGCTCCACGTGGCGGAGGACTTCCTCAAGGAAATCGAGATGGAAATTGAGAGGAAGAACTTCATCTTCGCCGAGGTGGAGGAAAACGAAGAAGAACTCGCCAAGATCAAAAAATGGCTCACGAAGGTTGAGAAGCGCAGCGTCTGCGATGCCCCGTTGCGCAAGGTGACCATGGAGAAGATCCGCCTGTGCGACAAGGCGCTTGAGGACTTCTCCCAGATGGTCTTCGACCACCTCCACGCCAAGGGCAGCGCATAG
- a CDS encoding MFS transporter gives MPHKLPKPVRNLGWISFFTDFASEMVYPVVPLFLATALGAPVAVLGLIEGMAEAIVSVMKGLSGWHSDKVGKRVPYVRLGYGMAALSKPLLALAYAWPVVFLARAVDRLGKGLRTTARDAMIADAVDCSIAGRAFGFHRMMDTGGAIVGVLFALLLLKFLPGKYRLIFLIAGVPGLAAVWLTFRLRELQKAGEHRMVCPAPAHAPQPREEAAVQAGPLGFSPAYWCTLGLLMLFAFANSSDALLLLRAKNLGWDDTQVILGYLLFNLTYAASAYPLGVLSDRIGRWRMIITGWTLYSAVYFGFSALDAQAAWWLFPLYGLTMGLTEGVGKALISGHVPVLRKGTALGVFYMGLGFTALVSSVVAGLLWDRVGPSAPFRLGGAVALAAAVMGLFLAPRLGKAAAAEGGK, from the coding sequence ATGCCCCACAAGCTTCCCAAACCAGTCCGCAACCTGGGCTGGATCAGCTTCTTCACCGACTTCGCGTCGGAAATGGTCTATCCCGTTGTGCCTCTGTTTCTTGCGACGGCTCTGGGCGCGCCCGTTGCGGTCCTTGGCCTCATCGAGGGCATGGCCGAGGCCATCGTCAGCGTCATGAAGGGCCTCTCCGGCTGGCACAGCGACAAGGTCGGCAAGCGAGTCCCTTACGTCCGCCTGGGTTACGGAATGGCTGCCCTGTCCAAGCCCCTCCTGGCCCTGGCCTATGCGTGGCCCGTGGTGTTCTTGGCCCGCGCCGTGGACCGCCTGGGCAAGGGCCTGCGCACCACGGCCCGGGACGCCATGATCGCGGACGCCGTGGATTGCTCGATCGCGGGCCGGGCCTTCGGCTTCCATCGCATGATGGACACCGGCGGAGCCATCGTCGGCGTGCTGTTCGCCCTGCTGCTGCTCAAGTTCCTGCCGGGCAAGTACCGGCTCATTTTCCTGATTGCCGGCGTGCCGGGGCTGGCTGCGGTGTGGCTTACCTTCCGGCTGCGGGAGCTACAAAAGGCCGGTGAACATCGTATGGTCTGCCCCGCGCCGGCGCATGCGCCGCAACCCCGCGAGGAAGCTGCTGTCCAGGCCGGACCTCTGGGCTTCTCCCCTGCCTATTGGTGCACCCTGGGCCTGCTGATGCTCTTCGCCTTCGCCAACTCCAGCGACGCGCTGCTCTTGCTGCGGGCCAAGAACCTGGGCTGGGACGACACCCAGGTGATCCTGGGCTATCTGCTGTTCAACCTGACCTACGCAGCATCCGCCTATCCCCTGGGGGTCCTGAGCGACCGCATCGGACGCTGGCGCATGATCATCACCGGTTGGACGCTGTATTCCGCTGTGTACTTCGGCTTTTCAGCGCTGGACGCGCAGGCGGCTTGGTGGCTGTTCCCGCTCTATGGCCTGACCATGGGCCTCACCGAGGGCGTGGGCAAAGCGCTCATCAGCGGCCATGTGCCGGTGCTGCGCAAAGGGACGGCGCTCGGGGTGTTCTACATGGGCCTCGGCTTCACGGCCCTGGTGAGCAGCGTGGTGGCTGGCCTGCTGTGGGACCGTGTCGGCCCGTCCGCGCCGTTCCGCCTGGGCGGCGCCGTGGCCCTGGCCGCCGCGGTGATGGGACTGTTCCTTGCCCCACGCTTGGGCAAGGCGGCGGCAGCCGAGGGAGGCAAGTAG
- a CDS encoding MFS transporter, with protein MRSEVKSAHGAPTPGTAKAQAVHFVLAIGIVSLFADMTHEGARSIVGPFLAVLGASATVVGVVSGLGELLGYAVRFFSGRLADRTGQYWTLAIVGYFVNLLAVPLLALAGNWEYAAALLFIERTGRALRQPPRDVMLSFAGRRMGVGWAFAMHEVMDQTGATIGPLLMATVMYWRSDYPLSFGLLLIPAILSLTALLFARQAFPRPRELETITPELDTRGMPRAFWLFLAATGCVAAGFADYPLIAFHFQKTASIRPELIPVLYALAMCAHALGALLCGWLYARLGVRSVVATALVAVPMAPLVFLGGPAAATVGAAIWGLGMGAQESLLKAAVATMAPVQRRGTAFGVYNMSFGIAWFAGSALMGVLYDASIPWLVAFSVAAQALAVPLLARASARIGT; from the coding sequence ATGCGATCCGAAGTAAAATCAGCGCATGGCGCGCCAACTCCCGGCACGGCCAAGGCGCAGGCCGTCCACTTCGTTCTCGCCATCGGCATCGTCAGCCTGTTCGCGGACATGACGCACGAGGGCGCGCGGAGCATCGTCGGCCCCTTCCTCGCGGTCCTGGGCGCCAGCGCCACGGTCGTCGGCGTAGTCAGCGGGCTCGGTGAGCTCCTGGGCTACGCCGTGCGCTTCTTCTCCGGCCGGCTGGCCGACAGGACCGGGCAATACTGGACCCTGGCCATCGTCGGCTACTTCGTGAATCTTCTGGCCGTCCCGTTGCTGGCCCTGGCCGGGAACTGGGAATATGCGGCAGCGCTCCTGTTCATTGAGCGTACGGGCAGGGCCCTGCGCCAGCCCCCTCGCGACGTCATGCTCTCGTTCGCAGGCAGGCGCATGGGCGTGGGCTGGGCCTTCGCGATGCATGAGGTCATGGACCAGACCGGCGCCACCATCGGCCCCCTGCTCATGGCCACGGTGATGTACTGGCGCAGCGACTATCCGCTGAGCTTCGGGCTGCTGCTCATCCCGGCGATCCTGTCCCTGACCGCGCTGCTGTTCGCCCGACAGGCGTTTCCCCGGCCCAGGGAGCTTGAGACCATCACTCCCGAACTCGACACGCGCGGAATGCCGCGGGCGTTCTGGCTCTTCCTGGCGGCGACGGGCTGCGTGGCCGCCGGGTTCGCTGACTATCCCCTGATCGCCTTCCATTTCCAGAAGACCGCGAGCATCCGGCCGGAACTCATTCCCGTCCTCTACGCCCTGGCCATGTGCGCGCACGCGCTGGGCGCCCTGCTCTGCGGCTGGCTGTACGCCCGCCTGGGTGTCAGAAGCGTCGTCGCCACGGCCCTGGTCGCCGTGCCCATGGCCCCGCTCGTCTTTCTGGGCGGCCCGGCAGCGGCCACAGTCGGCGCGGCCATCTGGGGCCTCGGCATGGGGGCACAGGAATCCCTGCTCAAGGCGGCTGTGGCGACCATGGCTCCGGTGCAACGGCGCGGCACGGCCTTCGGCGTCTACAACATGAGCTTCGGCATCGCCTGGTTCGCGGGCAGCGCGCTCATGGGCGTGCTGTACGACGCCTCCATCCCGTGGCTGGTGGCGTTCTCCGTCGCCGCGCAGGCGCTGGCGGTCCCTCTGCTGGCGCGCGCAAGCGCACGGATCGGGACATGA
- a CDS encoding ATP-binding protein: METPEKMVLLEFPLSRDPEQDESPLRTARLLPGFDAQAGESGRCRVRCGLEEAAALRDVVIDLWEQIHARPGAKLLLDSRPMAPDDLRQALKILDCGRAYDQERRGDAHCVPRSGWDWGCLYLADVPPQAGAQGVDRKAFKEALDREAETRWLTLCPHFDHARVAGKVDALPDAALNSLPKDRPAAAKPVKLVLSAPGAPPSAPDRTIQMTTYADVGGLDEVVATLRETIELPIRHPEVLRRLGVTPHRGVLLFGPPGCGKTLLARAVACESGARFLPVSGPELITKWHGESEEKLRELFQQAQEAQPTIIFFDEIDAIAQARSSSESLRLDARFTAQLLTLMDGIYDLGRVFILAATNRPDLLDQALLRPGRFDAVIEIPRPDQAGLKRILEIHARRLPLAEGVDLGKVARRMAGLTGADVAYVVREAAYACLRRSMPLGVALREAGAFSEATLRKLKVSEADLLAALGKLRKRNKAVLQDQDDGDASAAKQEE, translated from the coding sequence ATGGAGACGCCTGAGAAAATGGTGCTTCTGGAATTCCCCCTGTCCCGGGATCCCGAGCAGGACGAAAGCCCCCTGCGCACGGCGCGGCTCCTGCCGGGCTTCGACGCCCAGGCCGGTGAGTCCGGCCGTTGCCGGGTGCGCTGCGGCCTGGAGGAGGCCGCGGCTCTGCGCGACGTGGTCATCGATCTCTGGGAGCAGATTCACGCGCGGCCAGGGGCGAAGCTGCTGCTGGACTCCCGGCCCATGGCCCCGGACGATCTGCGGCAGGCGCTGAAGATCCTGGACTGCGGCCGGGCCTACGACCAGGAGCGGCGCGGGGATGCCCACTGCGTCCCGCGCAGTGGTTGGGACTGGGGCTGCCTGTACCTCGCCGATGTCCCGCCGCAGGCCGGCGCGCAAGGCGTCGACCGCAAGGCGTTCAAGGAGGCGCTGGACCGTGAAGCCGAGACCCGCTGGCTCACCCTGTGCCCGCACTTCGACCATGCCCGCGTGGCGGGCAAGGTGGATGCCCTGCCGGACGCGGCCCTGAACTCCCTGCCCAAGGACAGGCCGGCTGCGGCGAAGCCGGTGAAACTGGTGCTGTCGGCTCCCGGCGCGCCGCCCTCGGCCCCGGACCGGACGATCCAGATGACGACATATGCCGACGTGGGCGGCCTGGACGAGGTGGTGGCGACCCTGCGCGAAACCATTGAACTGCCCATCCGCCACCCGGAGGTGCTGCGGCGGCTGGGCGTGACGCCGCACCGGGGCGTGCTGCTCTTCGGTCCGCCGGGCTGCGGCAAGACGCTGCTCGCCCGGGCCGTGGCCTGCGAGAGCGGGGCGCGGTTCCTGCCGGTGAGCGGGCCGGAGCTCATCACCAAGTGGCACGGCGAGTCCGAGGAAAAGCTGCGCGAACTGTTCCAGCAAGCGCAGGAGGCTCAGCCGACCATCATCTTCTTCGACGAAATCGACGCCATCGCCCAGGCCCGCTCGTCGTCCGAGAGCCTGCGGCTGGACGCCCGGTTCACGGCCCAACTGCTCACGCTCATGGACGGCATCTACGACCTGGGGCGGGTGTTCATCCTGGCCGCCACCAACCGGCCGGACCTGCTGGACCAGGCGCTGCTGCGGCCCGGCCGCTTCGATGCGGTCATCGAGATTCCGCGACCGGATCAGGCGGGCCTCAAACGCATCCTGGAGATCCATGCGCGCAGGCTTCCACTCGCGGAAGGGGTGGACCTGGGCAAGGTGGCGCGCCGGATGGCCGGGCTCACCGGAGCGGACGTGGCCTATGTGGTGCGGGAGGCGGCCTACGCCTGCCTGCGCCGCTCCATGCCGCTGGGGGTGGCGCTGCGGGAGGCCGGGGCGTTTTCCGAGGCGACGCTGCGCAAGCTCAAGGTGTCCGAGGCGGATTTGCTGGCGGCGCTCGGGAAACTGCGGAAGCGGAACAAGGCGGTCCTGCAAGACCAGGACGACGGGGACGCTTCCGCCGCCAAACAGGAGGAATGA
- the crcB gene encoding fluoride efflux transporter CrcB: protein MQKILLLAVAGTLGTLARYWLSGAVYGVMGRDFPWGTAAVNLLGCLLFGLAWVMADERQVIGGEARVVILVGFMGAFTTFSSLVFETSELMRSAQWARAALNLVGQNILGFVAFAIGAVIGRVI, encoded by the coding sequence ATGCAGAAGATCTTGCTGCTGGCCGTGGCCGGGACGCTCGGCACCCTGGCCCGATACTGGCTGTCGGGCGCGGTGTACGGCGTCATGGGACGCGATTTCCCCTGGGGGACCGCGGCGGTGAACCTGCTGGGCTGCCTGCTCTTCGGGCTGGCCTGGGTCATGGCCGACGAACGGCAGGTCATCGGGGGCGAGGCGCGGGTGGTGATCCTGGTGGGCTTCATGGGCGCGTTCACCACCTTCTCCTCGCTGGTCTTCGAAACCAGCGAGCTGATGCGCAGCGCGCAATGGGCCAGGGCGGCCCTGAACCTCGTGGGGCAGAACATCCTTGGCTTCGTGGCCTTCGCCATCGGGGCCGTCATCGGCCGGGTCATCTGA